CCGCGAAAATAATAAGTAAATAGGTGGTGTTTTTCATGTTTGAAAAATTATTTTTTTAAGAGGTCGTTCATGCCGAAAATTCCTTTTTTGCCAATCATCCATTCTGCTGCAACCACAGCGCCCAAGGCAAAACCTTTACGATTGTGAGCAGTGTGTTTAATTTCAATGTCATCTACTGCGGATGTATAAGTAATACGATGCGTTCCCGGGACTTCATCTATTCGTTTGGAAACGATGGAAAGTTCTTCCGACAGTGTATTTACACCGTTTTTCCAATTTTTTTTAGAAGAATTTTGTTGAATGATTTTTTCCGCCAAGGTAATAGCAGTGCCGCTTGGCGCGTCTTTTTTATGAATGTGATGAATTTCTTCTACCGCAATTTCATACTCTTTATAAGGATTCATCAATT
This genomic stretch from Bacteroidia bacterium harbors:
- the dapB gene encoding 4-hydroxy-tetrahydrodipicolinate reductase — encoded protein: MKIILFGYGKMGREIEQIAIERGHEVILKINSSDQKNTSEKLFFQADVAIEFSTPNSAVGNILKCFNANIPVVVGTTGWLDEMENIKNSCQEKKQGFFYASNFSIGVNLFFQLNDYLAKLMNPYKEYEIAVEEIHHIHKKDAPSGTAITLAEKIIQQNSSKKNWKNGVNTLSEELSIVSKRIDEVPGTHRITYTSAVDDIEIKHTAHNRKGFALGAVVAAEWMIGKKGIFGMNDLLKK